A portion of the Bubalus kerabau isolate K-KA32 ecotype Philippines breed swamp buffalo chromosome 1, PCC_UOA_SB_1v2, whole genome shotgun sequence genome contains these proteins:
- the LOC129641580 gene encoding olfactory receptor 6C2-like, which translates to MRNHTVITTFILLGLTEDPQLQVLIFAFLFLTYLLSITGNLTIIILTFLDSHLKTPMYFFLRNFSFLEISFTTVCIPRFLYSISSGDNTITYNACASQIFFIGFFGATEFFLLAAMSYDRYVAICKPLHYMTIMNGRVCTILVFCCWISGLMIIITPLSMGLQLEFCDSNAIDHFGCDAAPLLKISCSDTWFIEQVVIICAVVTFIITLIGVVRSYVCIIRTILRFPSASQRRKAFSTCSSHMIVVSITYGSCIFIYIKPSAKEEVDINKGVSVLTTSVAPLLNPFVYTLRNKQVKQAVSDIIKKTCIFLTQLRA; encoded by the coding sequence ATGAGAAATCACACAGTCATAACAACATTCATCTTGTTGGGACTTACAGAGGACCCACAGCTGCAAGTTCTGATTTTTGCCTTCTTGTTTCTTACTTACCTGCTGAGCATTACTGGAAATCTGACTATTATCATTCTAACATTCCTGGATTCTCATCTTAAAACacctatgtatttttttcttagaaacttCTCCTTCTTAGAAATCTCATTCACAACGGTCTGTATTCCCAGATTCCTGTATAGCATATCAAGTGGGGACAATACCATTACTTATAACGCCTGTGCTagtcaaatatttttcattggattTTTTGGGGCCACAGAGTTTTTTCTCCTGGCAGCCATGTCCTATGACCGATACGTGGCCATCTGTAAACCCCTTCATTACATGACCATCATGAATGGTAGAGTCTGCACCATCCTTGTGTTCTGCTGCTGGATCTCTGGGCTGATGATCATCATCACACCACTCAGTATGGGCCTCCAACTAGAATTCTGTGACTCCAATGCCATTGATCATTTTGGCTGTGATGCAGCTCCTCTTCTTAAGATCTCATGCTCAGATACATGGTTCATTGAACAAGTGGTTATAATTTGTGCAGTGGTGACATTCATCATTACATTGATAGGGGTTGTTCGTTCTTACGTGTGTATCATCAGGACAATTCTAAGATTTCCCTCTGCATCACAGAGAAGAAAAGCTTTTTCCACTTGTTCTTCTCACATGATTGTTGTTTCCATTACCTATGGCAGCTGTATTTTTATCTACATCAAGCCTTCAGCCAAAGAAGAGGTGGACATTAACAAAGGGGTGTCTGTGCTCACTACATCTGTTGCCCCGCTGTTGAACCCTTTTGTTTACACTTTGAGGAACAAGCAGGTGAAACAAGCTGTCAGTGACATAATTAAAAAAACCTGCATTTTTCTTACACAATTAAGAGCATAA